The window ACACCACGGCATCAAGTTTATTGTGGCCGCCCCGACTACCAGCATCGACCTGGAGACTAAGACCGGCGACGGCATCAAGATTGAAGAgcgcaagaaggaggagctcACACAGATCACTGGTGCGGTTGTTGGATCTGATGGCCAGGTGGATAGAGAGAACAAGGTTCGCGTTGCGACAGCTGACCAGCGAATCGACGTTTGGAACCCTGCATTCGATGTTACGCCTGCTGAGTTCATTGATGTCGTCGTAACAGAGAAGGGTGCTGTGGAGAAGGGGCCCGATGGCACCTTTGACTTTAGCAAGATTCTACCTGAACGATGGGCCAAGGTGGCTAATTAACGAAAGATTAACGAAAGAGTATAGGGATACATAAAAGCAGAGAAATAGAGCATAGGCATCTCAAGCGTAGATACCATTTGTAACGGCTCAGGTTTAAAAGACCAGCGTTGATATACAGTTTCATTAAGTAATGTTTGACACATATAGTTTAGTATCCAAAATAAATCAAGTTCTTAAAATTACCTGGCCATAACTTTGAAAGATCCTTTATTGGCCCAGGGCGTGAAGGATTAGCTTCTGGTAGTCTTCAACCGCCTTCTCCAAGTCGCCAACGGTGATGTACTCATGGTCACCGTGAGCAACGAGAATGCTGCCCGGGCCATACAAATACCGAACATAGTCACCCTCCAGATTCGGAATATCAGTTCCATAGTTGACAACAATTTGTTCAAATCCTAAACTCAAGGTCAGATTAAAATCATTGCACAAATTGCAGAGGTTACATCGCATAGACTCACCTTCAACGTCACAGTTGCTTTCATAGGGCCCATATCCGTGAGAGCAATTTAGAGTGAAAGCTTCGGGGTCAGTCTCCTGAAGAATATCGTAAATCTTCTTCCGCACATCATTTTGGCCCTCCTTCTCCGACCCAACAGCAATACGGGCCGAAATGTCCACCCAGGCCCTCGCAGGAACCACGTTAGAAGCCACACCGCCGTCAAATCGGCCGACGTTGAATGTTGTCTTGCCAAAGAGAGGGCTATAACCCAGATCTGTCTCAAAGATCTTGTTCATAGCTTTGATCATCAGCTCGTTGGCTGACTTGCCCAGCTCGGGATAGCCACTGTGGGcatccttgcccttggcctCGGCAGTGCAGAAGAGAGCGCCCTTGTGGCCACAGGCCAGCTTGTTCTCGGTGGGCtcgccaaagatggcagagtcgaaagaaagaggggggTTCATATGCCGGAGCGAATCGCTAAAGGCTCTCATTCCCTCGCCAGATGTCTCCTCCGAAACAACAAAGAGCAGAATTATATCCTCAGGGTTAACATCCTTATTCGTCGAAAGTAGGTGGTTCACCGCCACAAGCTGGGCAGTAACGCTGCCTTTGGCATCAGTTGTTCCACGGCCCTTAATGACGGTATCTTTGGAAATCTCTCCACTCTCGATTTCCCATGGAATATGAGGAGGGACCGTGTCAATATGGCTCGTCACCAGCGTCTTGTAGTTAGACTTGCGATCTCCATTCCATGCCAAGATATTGAATCTATCGGGCACATCAGGCTTGTCCTTTGGCGGAGGGACGAATTGAATGTCGACCTGGTAGCCTTGTTGCTTCAGGTAATCAACAAGAAAGCCGCCAATCTCGTTCTCTTCGCCACTGATAGATGGAATGGAAACCAGTGActcgaggagctggagcaccTCGCCCCGATAAGATGGAGCGTCTGCGCCGGCATGCTGCGATGAGCCAGAATGATGATTGGCCTCTGAAAgggggcgctgctgctgcgctgcactAAGCGCCAACAGCGCCGGGAACACAATTGCTGAAGTCCAGTGCATCTTATTCTGCCGGAGCCTGGCAATCTCCAACTCAGAGTGCAGGAGCGGTGATGTAAACAACTGAGATCAGCTTCGGCCGCTTACACGCGGTTCCAATTGACCAGCAATCCACGTGACCGTGC is drawn from Trichoderma asperellum chromosome 4, complete sequence and contains these coding sequences:
- a CDS encoding uncharacterized protein (SECRETED:SignalP(1-18)~MEROPS:MER0028025); this translates as MHWTSAIVFPALLALSAAQQQRPLSEANHHSGSSQHAGADAPSYRGEVLQLLESLVSIPSISGEENEIGGFLVDYLKQQGYQVDIQFVPPPKDKPDVPDRFNILAWNGDRKSNYKTLVTSHIDTVPPHIPWEIESGEISKDTVIKGRGTTDAKGSVTAQLVAVNHLLSTNKDVNPEDIILLFVVSEETSGEGMRAFSDSLRHMNPPLSFDSAIFGEPTENKLACGHKGALFCTAEAKGKDAHSGYPELGKSANELMIKAMNKIFETDLGYSPLFGKTTFNVGRFDGGVASNVVPARAWVDISARIAVGSEKEGQNDVRKKIYDILQETDPEAFTLNCSHGYGPYESNCDVEGFEQIVVNYGTDIPNLEGDYVRYLYGPGSILVAHGDHEYITVGDLEKAVEDYQKLILHALGQ